TACAGATTATTTATTACCACTACAAACAAAAAAAATTTCAAAAAAAATGATAGAACAAATGTCAGTTGATTGTGCTAGTCAAATTGCAAGTAAAGCAGTTGTAATTAGCCGTAAAACTTCAACTAATCAAACAAGTAAATTAACTAGTGAATTAGCTAGTTTACTTAATGAACATACTTGGAAAGCAGCCCCTCTATTTAATGATAAATTAACTGCTTTAGTAGGAAAAATGACTCCAGAAGAATATGAAAAAGTAAAGGCTGGAGTAGCAAATCAAGTAGTTTCACAGGTTTATAAAAGCATATCAGATTTTGCTAATGCTCTAGGAATTAAGATTTCAGAAAATTCTGCTAATTCAAAAAAATAGTTAGATTCCTAAATTCTAATAAATTTAGTTTTAAGATTGTGTGTTAAGGAATCGTGTATTTATGCTAAGAAATGGACAAGTATTAGATGCTAAATATAGGATTGAAAAGCTACTGGGCCAGGGTGGAATGGGAGCGGTTTACCAAGCTATTCATATAGGCACAGAACGTTTAGTAGCAGTAAAAGTAATTGCCCCTCAATTTATGTCTAATACTGAGTTTGTAGAACGATTTAAGCTTGAAGCTAAAGCTGCTGGACGGCTTCGTCATCCTAATATTGTTAATGTTACTGATTTTGGTTTTACAGAAATAGACTCAAAACGAATTGCTTATCTAGTAATGGAATATCTTAATGGCTCTAACCTTGGAGATATGTTGCAAAGAAAAGGGAAATTAAGAGTTCAATTTGTTGTTGAAATAGTAGAACAAATCTGCGTCGGACTTTTTGAAGCACATAAACAAGGTATTATTCATCGAGACTTAAAACCAGATAATATTTGGTTAGAACCTGATGGACGGGGAGGTTATAACGTAAAATTACTAGATTTTGGTCTAGCTAAATTAAAGAATAATGTTGATGAGACCAACAAAGTTTTAACAGGAATGTTAAAAACTAAACTACCTACTTCTGAAGTAGAAAGTTTACTTAAAACAGGCAACTTGGATAATATTAAAATTGCAATTCAAAGTGTAAAAAATATTGATACTGAAGCAGTAACACAAATTGCTTCAGTTGAAACACAAAAAGTAGTTCAGCAAGCTACTCATTTTACTAATAATGCTACTAATGAATGGGAAACAAAGGTAGGGACAATAATGGGAACACCTCTTTATATGTCTCCTGAACAGTGTGCTGGAACAAAATTAGAGATTCAATCAGATATTTATAGTTTAGGTGTAATAGTTTACCAAATGCTAAGTGGTAAACTTCCCTTTACTGGCGATATGTATCAGCTTATTTATAAACATAGTGTTGAACTTCCACCGCCATTAAAGTCTAGCAAAATACCAAAAGCCGTTTCTAAAATTGTAATGGCAGCTTTGGCAAAAAAAGCAGAAGATAGACCTGTTTCTGCCCTTGCCTTTGCTACGGCACTTCGTACTAGTGCTGATGGTGATATTCCTATTATGCAAGAAGCTTTAGAACTATATCAAAAACACTATGAAACCTTCTTAAAAATAGGAGTTCTAATAAATTTACCATTTTTTCTTATAGCCTGGTTAATTGAAGTATTTCTCTCTCAACAAAGCATTAAATTAGGTTTTTTAGTTGAACAAGGCTTGATTGGTTTAGTAATAATACTTGCCAATATTTCTTATATTGCTTTAGTTGCTCAAACTATTGGACAAGAAAACTTAATAAAAACTAATTTTTCAACAATTTTACTGTCGCTAATGACATTACCTAGAAAGTTATTTTTAATAATACTAGGTAAGCTCTATAGTATATTTTTAATTATATTTGATAGCTTTAAGCTAATTAAACCAGGTCTAAAAAGTTATATTGGTTATACTTTATTAGTTTTTTAATTTAATTAAAAAAGTAGATTTTTATATCCCTATAATGGTTGCAGCTTTCCCATTTTTAATTTTAAGTGTAATTTATCCACCTATTGCTATAGCTTTTTCTTTAATTTATAGAAGGTCTTGTTATATTGGAGGAGAAGAAACTATTGCAATACTAGAGCAAAATCTATCAGAAAAATTAACTATAACTAATCTATCTCCTTTTAGACGGATGGCTAGTTTATTTATAATAATACTAATAATAGTTACTAGTTGGTTTTTCTCAAAGGATAGTATCCTAATTAATGCAGCTATAACAGGAAATGCTAGTACTATTAAAGCCTTATCTACCTTGGGCTTAAATATAGAAGATGTTAAAGATGAACAAGGTCACAATTTATATTTTCTTGCAATGGTTAATAATCACTTAGAAGCAAGTAAAGAAATAGTAGAAAATGGTTTTTCTCGTTTGCCTGCAACACCTGAAAGCCAAATAATTAATAGTAAAGTTGCTGGCATGGTGCTAATTGGTAGTGGATGGTTAACTCGCCCTAAAATAGAGGATCTAGAATTGGATAAAAATGATCAACAAGTTTATGAAGTATTTGTAGATTCTTTTTATTTAGATCAAACAGAGGTGACTAATAGTCAATTTGAGGAATTTGTTAAAGATGCAAACTATATAACGGATGCCGAACTAGAAGGAGATGATTATAATTGGCGAGTTTTTGCTACTGAAGATCGAAAAGATCATCCTGTTACTAGTGTTAGTTGGCGAGATGCTGAAAGCTATGCAAAATGGGCAGGAAAACGCCTTCCTACAGAAGCAGAATGGGAATATGCTGCACGAGGAGGAATATTTTATAAAAAATATCCTTGGGGTAGTGCAATGCCTTCACTAGAAAAAAATTCTAATTTTGGTCTAAGTCGAGCAATAATTGATTTAGAAAACGTTCCAACCGTAAAAGTAAAAAGTTATGTTCCAAATGGATATGGCCTTTATGATATGTCGGGCAATGTTTGGGAATGGTGTTCGGATTGGTATGACAAAGATTATTATAACTATAGCCCAAAAACTAACCCTACAGGCCCGGCAAAAGGTAAATTAAAAGTTTTGCGGGGGATCCTGGTATACTGGAGCTGATAATATAGAAGTTTCTAAGCGTAATTCAGATCTACCTGATGGAAGACAATTTGATTATGGGTTTCGCTGTGCTTTAGATAAAGATAAACTTCCAAAAACTAATTAAGTAGCAAATAAACTTACTTAAACTAAACATTATAAAAGCTTATAACTTATTTTTTATTGTTTAGTTAGCGTTATTGTAAGTTGAAAAGTAAGCAAGAAAGGTTTATATTTCTTGTTGCCCCACCTGTTATTGTTTCAGCAAGGAGATAGCTATGCTAAGAAAACTATCTGTTTTTCTTTGTTTATTTCTACTTATCACTATATCTGTTTATAGTGATGGTACAAATAATACACAAACAGTAGTTTCTTTGCCTGGACAAATACAAAAAAATAATAATGTTGTTTTTAGTTCTGATGGGCAGTATGGCTTTGTTGCTGCTTATCGTCGTCCTGATGGTAGTAATAATAATGAAGTCTATAGTTTTAGCACAAATTCTGGCTTAATAGTTGATCGCAAAGAAGTTGCTTTTGCTCCCACTACTGTTGCAATGGACAATTCTAATACTATGGTAGTAGTTGGTTCAGCCGCAACGGATATTCCTACAGCACAAATTCATATCTTAAAAACTGATTTAGATGGTCGATTTTCTCCTGATAGCTATGTTGCTAGTGTACCTCTACCTGCGTCAAGTTTTGGTGATTGGATACCTAGTCAAATTGCTGTTAGTAATTTAGGTTATGCGATATTTTCTAATAAAGCTTCTTTATATGTAATTACCATTCAAAATACTTTTAATGGTATTGCTGGAGAAACAACTAGCATTACAGAGGTAGTTAGCCAAGAAACTTATAGTAATTCCAATAGGCTTATAAATATAGATTTTGATAAAAATTCTAATACTTTAGTAACAATTTGGCGTAAAAGTAATGAAAATTATAGTTTACTACTACATAAACTTACTAGTGATGGTAAGCTTTTACCAATAAGTACTACACCAAATAACCCAACAGCTAATGAAGTTGTACTTCCACCAGGAGAAATTATTGCTAGAGGTAGCAATGTTGCTTTTAATAGTAATGCAACAGAAATTTATTTTGTTTCTAGCTCCACAGGAATGATTTATAGCTACCCAATTTATGGTGGAGGTGGTTTAATAGAAAAAGCTCGTTATCAACTGTTTGCTGATGGAGCAATTCAATCAGCCTTAACTAGTCCTA
The sequence above is drawn from the Blastocatellia bacterium genome and encodes:
- a CDS encoding formylglycine-generating enzyme family protein encodes the protein MVAAFPFLILSVIYPPIAIAFSLIYRRSCYIGGEETIAILEQNLSEKLTITNLSPFRRMASLFIIILIIVTSWFFSKDSILINAAITGNASTIKALSTLGLNIEDVKDEQGHNLYFLAMVNNHLEASKEIVENGFSRLPATPESQIINSKVAGMVLIGSGWLTRPKIEDLELDKNDQQVYEVFVDSFYLDQTEVTNSQFEEFVKDANYITDAELEGDDYNWRVFATEDRKDHPVTSVSWRDAESYAKWAGKRLPTEAEWEYAARGGIFYKKYPWGSAMPSLEKNSNFGLSRAIIDLENVPTVKVKSYVPNGYGLYDMSGNVWEWCSDWYDKDYYNYSPKTNPTGPAKGKLKVLRGILVYWS
- a CDS encoding serine/threonine protein kinase, which encodes MLRNGQVLDAKYRIEKLLGQGGMGAVYQAIHIGTERLVAVKVIAPQFMSNTEFVERFKLEAKAAGRLRHPNIVNVTDFGFTEIDSKRIAYLVMEYLNGSNLGDMLQRKGKLRVQFVVEIVEQICVGLFEAHKQGIIHRDLKPDNIWLEPDGRGGYNVKLLDFGLAKLKNNVDETNKVLTGMLKTKLPTSEVESLLKTGNLDNIKIAIQSVKNIDTEAVTQIASVETQKVVQQATHFTNNATNEWETKVGTIMGTPLYMSPEQCAGTKLEIQSDIYSLGVIVYQMLSGKLPFTGDMYQLIYKHSVELPPPLKSSKIPKAVSKIVMAALAKKAEDRPVSALAFATALRTSADGDIPIMQEALELYQKHYETFLKIGVLINLPFFLIAWLIEVFLSQQSIKLGFLVEQGLIGLVIILANISYIALVAQTIGQENLIKTNFSTILLSLMTLPRKLFLIILGKLYSIFLIIFDSFKLIKPGLKSYIGYTLLVF